A portion of the Manihot esculenta cultivar AM560-2 chromosome 2, M.esculenta_v8, whole genome shotgun sequence genome contains these proteins:
- the LOC110608817 gene encoding uncharacterized protein LOC110608817, translated as MASTQSSGNSQQLMENTDFAGSLEFNPEIEKTARKLRKEAKQRHKDLSSSSIEEQIPIKAQVAAVEEENAVEEQVIVNEQVVGTEKTVSDPDDTSGESDVEEEMAEEQAIQDVDNVDDPQPLCIVYSALNAPLELKSGLIHLLPIFRGIEREDPHRHLKEFHVVCSSMRPQGVTEEQIKLRAFPFSLADNAKDWLYYLPPGSVTTWGEMVKLFLDRFFPSSRTSAIRREISGIKQKEIETLHDYWERFKRLCPSYPRHEISDKQLMLHFYEGLTTMEKRMIDAASGGAIRKRTPQEARELISTMAANSQQFVPVQDSHRRVSEVSNYSVESKLSHLTTLVENLVAEKAQQAKACGICANMGHPTDMCPSLHEDDQHVDAVNGFLGPLQREYDPFSNTYNPGWRNHPNFSYKQQNSQSYQPKQFQQQASSSNSGDSIVSTRDPDEYSQLGNTNQSIGSIGEQIEKSSTNLETEMIVPEQDKSASAPEQSEPLIIKPPFPQRLARFKQEKEEKEILETFRKVEVNIPLLDAIKQVVALKRHCSIDKMVDCYSD; from the exons GTAGTCTCGAGTTCAACCCAGAAATTGAGAAAACTGCAAGAAAACTAAGAAAAGAGGCTAAACAGCGACACAAAGACCTCTCATCATCCAGCATTGAGGAACAAATCCCTATTAAAGCACAGGTTGCTGCAGTTGAAGAGGAGAACGCGGTTGAAGAACAGGTTATTGTCAACGAACAGGTCGTGGGCACGGAGAAAACAGTATCTGACCCGGACGATACCTCTGGTGAGTCTGACGTGGAAGAGGAAATGGCTGAGGAACAAGCAATACAAGATGTTGACAATGTGGATGACCCTCAACCCCTTTGCATCGTCTATTCTGCACTAAATGCACCACTTGAGCTAAAATCAGGATTAATTCATCTCCTCCCCATCTTTAGAGGAATTGAAAGGGAAGATCCTCATAGACATTTGAAAGAGTTTCATGTGGTATGTTCCAGCATGAGACCACAAGGAGTTACAGAAGAACAAATCAAGCTAAGGGCATTTCCTTTTTCTCTAGCTGATAATGCAAAAGACTGGTTGTACTACTTACCTCCGGGTTCAGTTACTACATGGGGAGAAATGGTAAAATTGTTTTTGGATCGATTCTTTCCCTCTTCTAGAACATCTGCTATTAGAAGAGAAATATCAGGAATTAAACAAAAGGAAATAGAAACTCTCCATGACTATTGGGAGAGATTTAAACGCTTATGTCCTAGCTATCCGAGGCATGAAATTTCAGATAAGCAACTTATGCTCCATTTTTATGAGGGACTCACAACCATGGAAAAACGTATGATAGATGCTGCAAGTGGAGGTGCGATACGTAAAAGAACACCCCAAGAAGCCAGGGAATTGATATCTACGATGGCAGCAAATTCACAACAATTTGTACCTGTACAAGACTCTCATAGGAGAGTTTCTGAGGTAAGCAATTATTCTGTTGAGTCTAAACTTTCTCATCTAACCACTTTAGTTGAAAATCTTGTTGCAGAGAAGGCACAACAAGCCAAAGCTTGTGGAATTTGCGCTAATATGGGTCATCCCACTGATATGTGTCCATCACTTCATGAGGATGACCAGCATGTGGATGCTGTCAACGGGTTCTTAGGTCCTCTACAAAGAGAGTACGATCCTTTCTCAAATACGTATAACCCAGGATGGCGAAACCACCCAAATTTTAGCTATAAACAGCAAAATTCTCAAAGTTATCAGCCTAAACAGTTTCAACAGCAAGCATCTTCATCTAATTCAG GAGACTCAATAGTTTCAACAAGAGACCCGGATGAGTATTCGCAACTTGGAAACACAAATCAGTCAATTGGTAGTATCGGTGAACAAATTGAAAAATCAAG TACAAATCTAGAAACTGAGATGATCGTACCTGAACAAGACAAATCAGCTTCAGCACCTGAGCAATCTGAACCTCTGATCATTAAACCTCCTTTTCCTCAGAGATTAGCCAGGTTCAaacaagagaaagaagaaaaggagatccttgagacattTCGTAAGGTAGAAGTCAATATACCTTTACTTGATGCAATTAAACAG gttgttgcattaaagCGCCATTGCTCAATTGATAAAATGGTAGACTGCTATTCAGATTAG
- the LOC110604830 gene encoding uncharacterized protein LOC110604830, whose protein sequence is MDSGSSGSMQSSSGADEEYDSRPDSLPAFLNPSVQFGPLSSNPHHQPSLFSHRQQPTLYDPSPNLFHAFAPQSHTNPNPNTSLLNMDVVRPQGSRSDLYGTDLNSNVLASQASSSQLGAQGSKQGPLPSMQLRSVQDDGARSSSPSDQIHVAARNPKKRTRASRRAPTTVLNTDTSNFRAMVQEFTGIPAPPFPGSPYSRRLDLFGTIGSSMRSGHLETMGSPYPLRPSAHKVHQQSPFLFSSSSSSSSSLLNNTMVDATTTATTSSNNNSMTLSIPTTTTTFNPASVNYHLPSDLSLPKQPQNLLNMQNQMISFQSLLQPTAIHPSLNAGSLGTKSQANMSLSSLDELGMSHGQINVNLDGLPSQGTTEGMLLRNDAVGSNNNGNQDHLRSLDSCKLNYSAPSSDFHQDKSLENVPLRGEGTFDSWICPSE, encoded by the coding sequence ATGGATTCTGGAAGTAGCGGTAGTATGCAATCATCAAGTGGTGCTGATGAAGAGTATGACTCAAGGCCCGACTCACTCCCAGCCTTCTTGAATCCTTCTGTGCAATTTGGTCCTTTATCTTCAAACCCACATCACCAGCCTTCCCTTTTTTCTCACCGCCAACAACCCACTTTATATGATCCTTCACCAAATCTTTTCCATGCTTTCGCTCCTCAGTCGCACACAAATCCAAATCCCAATACTTCACTGCTAAATATGGACGTGGTTCGGCCACAAGGCTCTAGATCTGACCTGTATGGCACCGACCTTAATAGCAACGTTCTAGCTTCCCAAGCATCATCAAGCCAGTTGGGTGCTCAAGGATCAAAACAAGGTCCGCTTCCATCTATGCAATTGCGATCCGTACAAGACGATGGAGCTcgctcttcttctccttctgatCAAATCCATGTGGCAGCCCGAAATCCCAAGAAGCGAACGAGGGCATCCAGAAGGGCACCTACTACAGTTCTCAACACGGACACGTCCAATTTTAGAGCTATGGTGCAAGAGTTCACAGGGATTCCAGCCCCACCATTTCCAGGCTCGCCGTATTCTCGCAGGCTCGATCTTTTTGGCACAATTGGGTCGAGTATGAGGTCTGGCCATTTGGAAACAATGGGATCACCATACCCTTTGCGTCCCTCGGCTCACAAGGTCCATCAACAGTCTCCATTCTTGTTCTCCTCCTCATCTTCTTCATCCTCTTCATTGTTGAACAATACTATGGTTGATGCTACTACTACTGCTACTACTTCTAGTAACAACAATTCCATGACCTTATCCATTCCCACCACAACTACTACTTTTAATCCGGCTTCTGTTAATTATCACCTGCCTTCTGATTTAAGCCTTCCCAAACAACCTCAAAATTTGTTAAACATGCAAAACCAAATGATCTCATTTCAGTCACTTTTACAGCCTACTGCCATTCACCCCTCACTTAACGCCGGCAGTTTGGGTACGAAGTCTCAAGCCAACATGTCATTATCTTCGCTGGACGAACTGGGTATGAGCCATGGGCAAATTAATGTAAACCTGGATGGATTACCGAGTCAAGGAACAACAGAAGGGATGCTATTGAGGAATGATGCGGTAGGATCAAACAACAATGGGAATCAAGATCATCTGAGGTCTCTTGACAGCTGTAAGTTAAATTACTCAGCTCCTTCATCGGATTTTCACCAAGACAAGAGTTTGGAGAATGTTCCTCTAAGAGGTGAAGGTACTTTCGATTCATGGATTTGTCCTTCAGAGTAG
- the LOC110608501 gene encoding TPR repeat-containing thioredoxin TTL1, translating into MAEMANYPMESQLGCSLVAGIFRRRSFCQRKTSVYSLPVESSNNISKEKPPVHISKTQRSKSEAAILASNLIKQFPEVGQKLTGRHNLVSPRTSSSHQKNEGRKSYDAARSSTSSSSLGQITLSQTNEAKLRRASTSDSRELSMILTTNNQQSKDSKALVRASSTKVMLLGDLGNLRLPGNGNIAGNNSPNATTRTANFLHRNLQEASSNHRTRHSNGKLGGNGVMGNIVRQSSGDLRQCQNLTSRMDPEVLKNMGNEKYKQGRCEEALAFYDRAIALDSSKATYRSNKSAALIGLGRLTEAVAECKEAIRLDPSYQRAHHRLATLYVRLGEAEKALYHYEQSGPYADSEDIAQVQALQKHLNRCIQARKLKEWNTLVKETDCAISSGADSSPRVYAMQAESLLRLHRHEEAYRAYRRAPNFTYDFCTKYVGLAGTSHLLIGAQVYMAAGRFEDAISAAQQAAQLDPGNREVSTVLKTARAVASARLTGNLLYNASKFSEACAAYSEGLEYDPNNSILLCNRAACRSKLNQFEKAVEDCTAALRLQPNYSKARLRRANCNAKLERWEASMQDYEMLIRESPADEEIGRALFEAKIQLKKQRGEDIKDLKFGSNLVFISSNERFRYFVTSPGMSVVLFCNKENHTQVLQLMEQVCKRFPSVNFLKVEVEDYPYLAKSESVTSLPSFKIYKNGSRVKEIPGNNRELLEKSVKLYSS; encoded by the exons ATGGCAGAGATGGCTAATTATCCCATGGAGAGCCAATTGGGTTGTAGTCTTGTGGCAGGGATTTTTCGTCGCCGGAGCTTCTGCCAACGGAAAACATCTGTTTATTCACTGCCTGTGGAAAGCAGCAACAATATCTCCAAGGAAAAGCCTCCTGTCCACATTTCCAAGACGCAGAGAAGCAAATCTGAAGCTGCTATTCTTGCCTCCAATCTGATTAAACAATTTCCTGAAGTAGGCCAAAAACTCACCGGGAGACATAATTTGGTTTCTCCAAGAACCTCATCTTCTCATCAGAAGAATGAAGGTAGAAAATCCTACGATGCTGCAAGAAGCTCAACATCATCCTCGAGTTTGGGCCAAATAACATTGTCACAGACCAATGAAGCAAAGCTAAGGAGGGCATCCACAAGTGATTCGCGAGAGCTTAGCATGATCTTAACAACTAATAATCAACAATCCAAAGATAGCAAAGCCCTAGTTCGAGCTAGTTCAACCAAGGTTATGCTATTAGGCGACTTGGGCAATTTGAGGCTGCCTGGAAATGGGAATATTGCAGGCAATAATAGTCCTAATGCCACTACAAGGACTGCAAATTTCCTTCACAGGAATTTACAGGAAGCAAGCTCCAATCACAGGACTAGACATAGTAATGGCAAACTTGGTGGAAATGGTGTTATGGGCAACATTGTACGGCAATCCAGTGGGGACCTTCGACAATGTCAAAACCTGACAAGTAGAATGGATCCTGAGGTTTTGAAGAATATGGGCAATGAGAAGTACAAGCAGGGAAGATGTGAAGAGGCCTTAGCTTTTTATGATCGAGCAATTGCTCTCGATTCCAGCAAGGCAACATATCGGAGCAATAAAAGTGCTGCTTTGATAGGATTAGGCCGTCTAACAGAAGCCGTCGCCGAATGCAAAGAAGCTATTAGGCTCGATCCTTCTTATCAAAGAGCACATCATCGTTTAGCGACACTATATGTCAG ATTAGGAGAAGCGGAGAAAGCACTGTATCACTACGAACAATCAGGTCCCTATGCTGACTCAGAAGACATTGCTCAAGTTCAAGCCTTGCAGAAGCACCTGAACAGGTGCATCCAGGCTCGAAAATTAAAAGAATGGAATACTCTGGTAAAGGAGACCGACTGTGCAATTTCTTCTGGTGCTGATTCATCTCCACGG GTATATGCTATGCAAGCAGAGTCCCTATTGAGACTGCATAGACATGAAGAGGCCTACAGAGCCTACCGGAGGGCACCGAATTTTACCTATGACTTTTGCACTAAGTACGTTGGCCTAGCTGGCACCTCTCATCTCTTAATTGGGGCACAGGTTTATATGGCTGCAGGCAG GTTTGAAGACGCTATATCAGCAGCTCAGCAAGCAGCTCAGCTTGATCCAGGTAACAGGGAAGTCAGCACGGTGTTAAAAACTGCTAGAGCTGTAgcatctgcaagattgactggcaATCTACTATACAATGCATCAAAATTTTCTGAGGCCTGCGCTGCATATAGTGAAGGACTAGAATATGACCCTAATAACTCAATTTTGTTATGCAACCGAGCGGCTTGTCGATCCAAGCTTAACCAATTTGAAAAGGCAGTGGAAGATTGCACCGCGGCTCTTAGGTTGCAACCTAACTACAGCAAGGCAAGGCTAAGAAGGGCCAATTGCAATGCCAAG CTGGAAAGATGGGAAGCTTCAATGCAAGATTATGAGATGCTTATAAGGGAAAGCCCAGCAGATGAGGAGATAGGCAGGGCCTTGTTTGAAGCCAAGATTCAACTGAAGAAGCAACGAGGTGAAGACATCAAGGACTTGAAATTTGGTTCTAATTTGGTGTTCATTTCCAGCAATGAACGTTTTAGATACTTCGTAACTTCGCCTG GAATGTCAGTGGTGCTTTTTTGTAACAAAGAGAATCATACGCAAGTGTTGCAGCTGATGGAGCAAGTCTGCAAGAGATTCCCATCTGTCAACTTCCTCAAG GTGGAGGTAGAGGACTACCCATACTTAGCAAAGTCAGAGAGTGTAACATCTCTTCCATCGTTCAAGATATACAAGAATGGATCAAGGGTTAAAGAAATTCCAGGCAACAACCGAGAATTATTGGAAAAATCAGTTAAATTGTACAGCAGTTGA
- the LOC110610052 gene encoding uncharacterized protein LOC110610052, which translates to MKAREANKGAPSADLLVCFPSRAHLTLLPKPICSPARPADSSKHHPNHRHNHQYHHHRRKSSNGGGGGGQASPLLWTKNKQMGTEIVEPTSPKVTCAGQIKVRHKAAACKSWQSVMKEIERIHNGKHKKKSSWMDSLGFKKDIMQFLRCLRNIRLDFRCLRSISQSDITTDDEGEGEECENHSGAGASDANETSRTVFSKWFMVLQENQNNEICKEKRTDKDKDKEKSCSDESTATPSVPPPNALLLTRWWSSSTKSWLEEKAEEQEEDVKTEESKKILKALMEEEEEERNTKKENLVVMRHDTDFYEISSDIAKEKWVVGGTRDPLSRSRSWKRW; encoded by the coding sequence ATGAAAGCAAGGGAAGCAAACAAGGGTGCTCCATCAGCAGATCTGTTGGTTTGTTTTCCTTCTAGAGCCCATCTAACCTTACTGCCTAAGCCCATTTGCAGTCCTGCAAGACCAGCAGACTCCAGCAAGCATCATCCCAACCACCGTCATAAccaccagtaccaccaccaccgaAGGAAATCTAGcaatggaggtggtggtggtggccaAGCCAGCCCTCTGTTATGGACCAAAAACAAGCAAATGGGTACGGAGATCGTGGAGCCAACTTCACCGAAGGTCACCTGTGCTGGGCAGATCAAAGTCAGGCACAAGGCCGCTGCATGCAAGAGCTGGCAATCAGTCATGAAAGAGATTGAAAGAATTCACAACGGGAAACACAAGAAAAAATCATCTTGGATGGATTCTCTTGGATTCAAGAAAGATATAATGCAATTCTTGAGATGTTTAAGAAACATAAGATTAGATTTTCGATGCTTGAGGTCCATTTCTCAATCAGATATCACTACAGATGATGAGGGTGAGGGTGAAGAATGTGAAAATCACAGTGGAGCCGGGGCAAGTGATGCCAATGAGACTTCGAGAACCGTATTTTCTAAATGGTTCATGGTGTTACAAGAGAATCAAAATAACGAAATTTGCAAAGAAAAGAGAACGGACAAGGACAAAGACAAAGAGAAGTCCTGTAGTGATGAGTCTACTGCTACGCCTTCTGTTCCTCCACCCAATGCTCTGTTGCTTACGCGGTGGTGGTCTTCTTCTACAAAGAGCTGGCTAGAAGAGAAAGCAGAAGAACAAGAAGAGGATGTGAAAACAGAAGAGAGCAAAAAGATTTTGAAGGCTTtaatggaagaagaagaagaagaaagaaatacCAAGAAAGAGAACTTGGTGGTAATGAGACATGACACCGATTTCTACGAAATTTCATCTGATATAGCAAAAGAAAAGTGGGTTGTTGGTGGAACGAGAGATCCATTATCAAGAAGTCGAAGCTGGAAGAGATGGTGA